GTCAGTTTTGAAGTATCAGAAAAGTCTATTACGGGTATTATCGGCCCGAATGGAGCCGGTAAATCAACCCTTCTGGACATAATCTCAGGTTTTCAGAATCCTGATGAGGGTGAAATATATTTTAATGACAGGCCGCTCATGTTGTTTAAAGGGAAAAGAAAGATTCTTTCCTATATGCCGGAACACCTGGAAATCTACCCGGATTACTATGTTGATGACTTCATTCAATTTATCAATGCGGTGACAAAACATATCGATACGGATTTGATTGAGATACTTAATCTTGCGAAGGTAAAGAATAAAAAGATACGTTATCTGTCAAAAGGTTGTCATCAGAGATTAAAGCTCTTTTTTGCATTGTCCAATACCAAAAAAGTTATGGTACTTGACGAACCTTTTGATGGGTTTGACCCTATCCAACTGATTGAAATATTGGAGTATATTAAATCCGAAAACATAAAAGGTCGAACGTTCATCCTCTCCATACATCAGCTCTATGATGCAGAAAAAATATGTAACCACTACGTGTTGCTTAACGAAGGCAAGGTTGTGACTCAGGGAAGCATACAAACGCTGAAGCAGACATTCGGAGAGGATAATTCTTCATTAGAGCAAATCTTCATGAAGGCAATCCAATGA
The sequence above is a segment of the Deltaproteobacteria bacterium genome. Coding sequences within it:
- a CDS encoding ABC transporter ATP-binding protein; amino-acid sequence: MRDIIKSKMLKICNITKRYFRTVALNKVSFEVSEKSITGIIGPNGAGKSTLLDIISGFQNPDEGEIYFNDRPLMLFKGKRKILSYMPEHLEIYPDYYVDDFIQFINAVTKHIDTDLIEILNLAKVKNKKIRYLSKGCHQRLKLFFALSNTKKVMVLDEPFDGFDPIQLIEILEYIKSENIKGRTFILSIHQLYDAEKICNHYVLLNEGKVVTQGSIQTLKQTFGEDNSSLEQIFMKAIQ